GCAGGGTTTCCCACGCCTTGAAACGATCCTTGAGCTCGACCAGCAACCGTTCCGCGGTCTTCTTCCCTACGCCGGGAACCTTCACCAGGGCGGAGGTATCCTGCGCCTGCACGGCCCGGACCAGCTCGTCCACATCCAGGCCCGACATGAGCGCGAGCGCCAGCTTGGGTCCTACCCCGTTGAGCTTGATCAACTCGCGAAACAGCTCCCGCTCACGCTTGTGCGAAAAACCGTAGAGCAGCTGCGCATCCTCGCGCACCACCATATGTGTATGCAGCACCGCTCGCTCCCCAACCGCGGGGAGCTCGTAAAAGGTACTCATTGGCGCATCGAGCTCGTAGGCCACGCCCTGCACGTCGAGGAGGATAAAGGGAGGTTGTTTTTCCAGCACGACGCCGGTGAGTCTACCGATCACATTTCAGTTCCTATTCATCA
The nucleotide sequence above comes from Halopseudomonas xinjiangensis. Encoded proteins:
- the ruvA gene encoding Holliday junction branch migration protein RuvA — translated: MIGRLTGVVLEKQPPFILLDVQGVAYELDAPMSTFYELPAVGERAVLHTHMVVREDAQLLYGFSHKRERELFRELIKLNGVGPKLALALMSGLDVDELVRAVQAQDTSALVKVPGVGKKTAERLLVELKDRFKAWETLPGPLKPLGPGRQATQPASQSSDAVSALISLGYKPQEASKAVAAIEEPGLSSEELIRRALKGMV